In Argiope bruennichi chromosome 4, qqArgBrue1.1, whole genome shotgun sequence, a single window of DNA contains:
- the LOC129967167 gene encoding nucleolar protein 56-like, translating into MPEVQNSILDISKFRSVVFLHAFHPFETVNEAYDNMQCIMKGKLHMDLHIFLENNVPKAKKGKQSVVLGVSDTALGTSITDTLGIACNTSGVVLEVIRGIRFHFPKLIKGYKDQATIDRSQLGLSHHYARIKLKVKFDRLVPETVDMSDQLNKDINTLGSRVRHWYSLHFPELSTILPDLQTYIKCVKEIKNRKFIPVKVTYALEAILNDSEKVQEIIEAARTSMGMDISEEDIENIVNCIEQIVSLIKRKEETNNYLNSKMRQIAPNLSALIGEKVGAQLISQAGSLTNLAKFPASTVQILGAQKSLFRTLKIKGQKETFGSLKKSTLVGKYLKGRTSRYLANKCSLASRIDCFSVIPTDVYGQKLKRKVDNQVNLYKIKNLGIAPDLIVNEERKAALAAKKALRRKLKKERRRQKLANIEGKNNIEPEVETMEEVPSDVSVQKQKRKRKSKI; encoded by the exons ATGCCGGAAGTGCAAAACAGTATTTTGGATATAAGTAAATTCAGAAGTGTTGTGTTTTTACATGCATTTCATCCATTTGAAACTGTTAATGAAGCTTATGACAATATGCAATGCATAATgaaag gcaAACTTCATATGGacttacatatttttttggaaaataatgtcCCAAAGGCAAAGAAAGGTAAACAATCTGTGGTTCTTGGGGTATCAGATACTGCATTAGGCACATCTATCACAGACACTCTTGGAATTGCTTGTAATACTTCTGGAGTTGTTTTGGAAGTTATTAGag GAATCCGTTTCCATTTTCCTAAATTGATTAAAGGTTATAAAGATCAAGCCACTATTGACAGATCACAATTGGGACTTTCTCATCACTACGCCAGAATAAAACTGAAAGTCAAATTTGACAGACTGGTTCCAGAAACCGTTGATATGAGTGATCAGCTGAATAAGGATATAAATACTTTAGGGTCAAGAGttag gcatTGGTATTCACTCCATTTTCCAGAACTTTCTACTATACTGCCAGATCTTCAGACATATATTAAAtgtgttaaagaaataaaaaatcgaaaattcaTACCCGTAAAGGTAACATATGCATTGGAagctattttaaacgattctgaaAAAGTTCAGGAAATCATTGAAGCTGCTCGGACTTCtatgg gtatGGATATTTCTGAAGAggatatagaaaatattgtaaactgTATAGAGCAAatagtttcattaattaaacGTAAGGAAGAAACAAAcaactatttaaattcaaaaatgagacAAATTGCTCCTAATTTATCTGCTCTGATTGGTGAAAAG GTTGGAGCTCAGTTAATCTCTCAGGCTGGAAGTTTAACCAATTTAGCCAAATTTCCTGCATCTACTGTTCAAATTTTAGGTGCTCAAAAATCTTTGTttag gACTCTAAAAATTAAAGGTCAAAAAGAGACTTTTGGTTCACTAAAGAAATCAACATTAGTTGGCAAATATTTGAAAGGACGTACTTCCAGATACCTAGCAAACAAATGTTCACTGGCTTCAAGAATTGACTGTTTTAGTG TAATCCCTACAGATGTATATGGGCAGAAATTGAAGCGAAAAGTTGATAACCAAGTGAATTTATATAAGATAAAGAATTTAGGAATTGCTCCTGATTTAATTGTGAATGAGGAGAGGAAAGCA GCTTTAGCTGCCAAGAAAGCTCTCCGTAGAAAACTGAAAAAGGAAAGGAGGCGTCAAAAGTTGGCTaacattgaaggaaaaaataacattgaacCTGAAGTGGAAACGATGGAGGAAGTTCCATCAGATGTTTCTGTACAGAAACAGAAgaggaaaagaaaatcaaaaatat ag